The Weissella confusa DNA window TCGCGCATTGTCTCGCGCAAGTCCGCATCTGTCACCTTTCCCTTGCGACGCAATCCGCTCAAGGCGTTTTGCAATCGCTCCGTCAAACCTTCAAAGGCCATGGTTTACTCCTCTTCTAATGTCACCAAACGCTCAGCTAAATGAGTTAGCTCAGCATCATTGGGATACTTTTCTTGAATATAGTCGTTTAATTGCTCGGCCGCAGCTTGGCGCTGAAGATAATCGGCAAACAAGTGTAACTTGGCTTCATAATCTTCCAGCAATTGTGTGCTGCGCTTTAGATTATCATACACGGCTTGGCGTGAGACCTCAAATTCTTCAGCAATCTCACCCAGCGAATAATCGTCAGCGTAGTACAACTGCAA harbors:
- a CDS encoding putative DNA-binding protein, with the protein product MELEKNTRLNALFDFYQPLLTSKQNDYLQLYYADDYSLGEIAEEFEVSRQAVYDNLKRSTQLLEDYEAKLHLFADYLQRQAAAEQLNDYIQEKYPNDAELTHLAERLVTLEEE